One Felis catus isolate Fca126 chromosome D1, F.catus_Fca126_mat1.0, whole genome shotgun sequence DNA segment encodes these proteins:
- the ST14 gene encoding suppressor of tumorigenicity 14 protein isoform X1: protein MKSNRARKGGGASKDLGAGLKYSSRPQSMKGIEEGVEFLPVNNTKKVEKRGPKRWVVLVAVLVGIFLLSLMTCFMVWHFQYQNARVQKVFNGYLRITNENFLDAYENSNSTEFANLASKVKEALKLLYSGVPTLGPYYKKSSVTAFSEGSVIAYFWSEFSIPKYLVEEAESAMAKERVVTMPPRARALNSFVLTSVVAFPTDPRTVQTTQDNSCSFALHARSGEVTRFTTPGFPDSPYPARARCQWTLRGDADSVLSLTFRSFDVAPCDDRGSDLVMVYDTLSPVEPRAVVQLCGTYPPSYNLTFLSSQNVLLVTLITNTERRHPGFEATFFQLPKLSSCGGYLRGTQGTFSSPYYPGHYPPNMNCTWDIEVPNNQNVKVLFKLFYLLEPNVPPGSCLKDYVEVNGEKYCGERSQFVVTSKSSKITVRFHSDQSYTDTGFLAEYLSYDSSDPCPGMFMCNTGRCIRNELRCDGWADCTDYSDELNCQCNATYQFTCKNKFCKPLFWVCDSVNDCGDNSDELQCSCPAQTFQCGNGKCVPQNQQCDGTDNCGDGSDEATCDRVTTVACTKHTYRCRNGLCVSKSNPECDGKKDCSDGSDEKDCDCGLRSFTRQSRVVGGKNADEGEWPWQVSLHALGQGHVCGASIISPKWMVSAAHCFIDDKGFKYSDHTLWTAFLGLHDQSKRSASGVQELGLKRIISHPYFNDFTFDYDIALLELEQPAEYSSTVRPICLPEASHTFPTGKAIWVTGWGHTQEGGSSALILQKGEIRVINQTTCESLLPQQITPRMMCVGYLSGGVDACQGDSGGPLSSVEADGRIFQAGVVSWGEGCAQRDKPGVYTRLPVFRDWIKEQTGV, encoded by the exons AGCATGAAGGGCATTGAGGAAGGCGTGGAGTTCTTGCCAGTCAACAACACCAAGAAGGTTGAGAAGCGGGGCCCGAAGCGCTGGGTGGTGCTGGTGGCCGTGCTGGTTGGCatcttcttgctttctctcatGACTTGTTTCATGGTGTGGCACTTCCAGT ACCAGAATGCGCGGGTTCAGAAGGTCTTCAATGGCTACCTGAGGATCACAAATGAGAACTTTCTGGATGCCTATGAGAACTCCAACTCCACGGAGTTCGCAAACCTGGCCAGCAAGGTGAAGGAAGCG CTGAAGCTGTTGTACAGTGGGGTGCCGACCCTGGGCCCCTACTACAAGAAGTCGTCTGTGACTGCCTTCAG cgAGGGCAGTGTCATTGCCTACTTCTGGTCCGAGTTCAGCATCCCCAAGTACCTGGTGGAGGAGGCCGAGAGCGCCATGGCAAAGGAGCGTGTGGTCACAATGCCACCCCGTGCCCGCGCCCTCAACTCCTTCGTGCTGACCTCGGTGGTGGCCTTCC CCACTGACCCCAGAACAGTGCAGACCACCCAGGACA ACAGCTGCAGCTTTGCCCTGCACGCCCGCAGCGGGGAGGTGACCCGCTTCACCACGCCTGGCTTCCCTGACAGCCCATACCCGGCTCGGGCCCGCTGCCAGTGGACCCTGCGGGGGGACGCCGACTCCGTGCTGAGCCTCACCTTCCGAAGCTTTGATGTCGCGCCCTGTGACGACCGTGGCAGTGACCTGGTCATGGTGTATGACACCCTGAGCCCCGTGGAACCCCGTGCCGTGGTGCA GCTGTGTGGCACCTACCCTCCCTCCTACAACCTgaccttcctctcctcccagaaTGTCTTGCTCGTCACGCTGATAACCAACACTGAGCGGCGACACCCTGGCTTTGAGGCCACGTTCTTCCAGCTGCCTAAGCTGAGCA GCTGTGGAGGCTACTTACGTGGAACCCAAGGGACATTTAGCAGCCCCTACTATCCTGGCCACTACCCGCCCAACATGAACTGCACGTGGGACATTGAG GTGCCCAACAACCAAAACGTGAAAGTGCTCTTCAAGCTCTTCTACCTGTTGGAGCCCAACGTGCCCCCGGGCAGCTGCCTCAAGGACTACGTGGAGGTCAACGGGGAGAA GTACTGCGGGGAGAGGAGCCAGTTTGTGGTGACCAGCAAAAGCAGCAAGATCACGGTTCGCTTCCATTCCGACCAGTCCTACACTGACACGGGTTTCTTGGCCGAGTACCTCTCCTATGATTCCAGTGACC cGTGCCCGGGGATGTTCATGTGTAACACGGGCAGATGTATCCGGAACGAGCTGCGCTGTGACGGCTGGGCTGACTGCACGGACTACAGCGATGAGCTCAACTGCC AATGCAATGCCACCTACCAGTTCACGTGCAAGAACAAGTTCTGCAAGCCCCTCTTCTGGGTGTGTGACAGTGTGAACGACTGCGGGGACAACAGTGATGAGCTGCAGTGCA GCTGCCCGGCTCAGACCTTCCAGTGTGGCAATGGGAAGTGCGTCCCACAGAACCAGCAGTGTGACGGGACAGACAACTGTGGAGATGGGTCCGATGAGGCCACGTGTGACAGAG TAACAACTGTTGCCTGCACCAAACACACCTATCGCTGCCGCAACGGTCTCTGTGTGAGCAAGAGCAACCCCGAGTGTGATGGGAAGAAGGACTGTAGTGATGGCTCAGATGAGAAGGATTGTG actgTGGGCTGCGGTCGTTCACCAGGCAGTCTAGGGTCGTCGGGGGCAAGAATGCAGATGAAGGTGAGTGGCCCTGGCAGGTGAGCCTCCAcgccctgggccagggccacgtGTGCGGGGCTTCGATCATCTCTCCCAAATGGATGGTGTCAGCAGCTCACTGCTTCATCGACGACAAAGGATTCAA GTACTCCGACCATACCCTGTGGACTGCCTTCCTGGGCCTGCATGACCAGAGCAAGCGCAGCGCCAGTGGGGTGCAGGAGCTCGGGCTCAAGCGCATCATCAGCCACCCTTACTTCAACGACTTCACCTTCGACTATGACATCGCACTGTTGGAGCTGGAACAGCCGGCCGAGTACAGCAGCACCGTGCGGCCCATCTGCCTGCCGGAAGCCTCACACACCTTCCCCACCGGCAAGGCCATCTGGGTCACCGGCTGGGGCCACACCCAGGAGGGAG gCTCCAGCGCGCTGATCCTGCAGAAAGGCGAGATCCGCGTCATCAACCAGACGACCTGTGAGAGTCTGCTTCCGCAGCAGATCACCCCACGCATGATGTGTGTGGGCTACCTCAGCGGCGGCGTGGACGCCTGCCAG GGCGATTCCGGGGGCCCTCTGTCCAGCGTGGAGGCCGACGGGCGGATCTTCCAGGCCGGCGTGGTGAGCTGGGGTGAAGGCTGCGCTCAGAGGGACAAGCCCGGCGTGTACACGAGGCTCCCTGTCTTTCGGGACTGGATTAAAGAGCAGACTGGGGTGTAG
- the ST14 gene encoding suppressor of tumorigenicity 14 protein isoform X2, whose translation MKGIEEGVEFLPVNNTKKVEKRGPKRWVVLVAVLVGIFLLSLMTCFMVWHFQYQNARVQKVFNGYLRITNENFLDAYENSNSTEFANLASKVKEALKLLYSGVPTLGPYYKKSSVTAFSEGSVIAYFWSEFSIPKYLVEEAESAMAKERVVTMPPRARALNSFVLTSVVAFPTDPRTVQTTQDNSCSFALHARSGEVTRFTTPGFPDSPYPARARCQWTLRGDADSVLSLTFRSFDVAPCDDRGSDLVMVYDTLSPVEPRAVVQLCGTYPPSYNLTFLSSQNVLLVTLITNTERRHPGFEATFFQLPKLSSCGGYLRGTQGTFSSPYYPGHYPPNMNCTWDIEVPNNQNVKVLFKLFYLLEPNVPPGSCLKDYVEVNGEKYCGERSQFVVTSKSSKITVRFHSDQSYTDTGFLAEYLSYDSSDPCPGMFMCNTGRCIRNELRCDGWADCTDYSDELNCQCNATYQFTCKNKFCKPLFWVCDSVNDCGDNSDELQCSCPAQTFQCGNGKCVPQNQQCDGTDNCGDGSDEATCDRVTTVACTKHTYRCRNGLCVSKSNPECDGKKDCSDGSDEKDCDCGLRSFTRQSRVVGGKNADEGEWPWQVSLHALGQGHVCGASIISPKWMVSAAHCFIDDKGFKYSDHTLWTAFLGLHDQSKRSASGVQELGLKRIISHPYFNDFTFDYDIALLELEQPAEYSSTVRPICLPEASHTFPTGKAIWVTGWGHTQEGGSSALILQKGEIRVINQTTCESLLPQQITPRMMCVGYLSGGVDACQGDSGGPLSSVEADGRIFQAGVVSWGEGCAQRDKPGVYTRLPVFRDWIKEQTGV comes from the exons ATGAAGGGCATTGAGGAAGGCGTGGAGTTCTTGCCAGTCAACAACACCAAGAAGGTTGAGAAGCGGGGCCCGAAGCGCTGGGTGGTGCTGGTGGCCGTGCTGGTTGGCatcttcttgctttctctcatGACTTGTTTCATGGTGTGGCACTTCCAGT ACCAGAATGCGCGGGTTCAGAAGGTCTTCAATGGCTACCTGAGGATCACAAATGAGAACTTTCTGGATGCCTATGAGAACTCCAACTCCACGGAGTTCGCAAACCTGGCCAGCAAGGTGAAGGAAGCG CTGAAGCTGTTGTACAGTGGGGTGCCGACCCTGGGCCCCTACTACAAGAAGTCGTCTGTGACTGCCTTCAG cgAGGGCAGTGTCATTGCCTACTTCTGGTCCGAGTTCAGCATCCCCAAGTACCTGGTGGAGGAGGCCGAGAGCGCCATGGCAAAGGAGCGTGTGGTCACAATGCCACCCCGTGCCCGCGCCCTCAACTCCTTCGTGCTGACCTCGGTGGTGGCCTTCC CCACTGACCCCAGAACAGTGCAGACCACCCAGGACA ACAGCTGCAGCTTTGCCCTGCACGCCCGCAGCGGGGAGGTGACCCGCTTCACCACGCCTGGCTTCCCTGACAGCCCATACCCGGCTCGGGCCCGCTGCCAGTGGACCCTGCGGGGGGACGCCGACTCCGTGCTGAGCCTCACCTTCCGAAGCTTTGATGTCGCGCCCTGTGACGACCGTGGCAGTGACCTGGTCATGGTGTATGACACCCTGAGCCCCGTGGAACCCCGTGCCGTGGTGCA GCTGTGTGGCACCTACCCTCCCTCCTACAACCTgaccttcctctcctcccagaaTGTCTTGCTCGTCACGCTGATAACCAACACTGAGCGGCGACACCCTGGCTTTGAGGCCACGTTCTTCCAGCTGCCTAAGCTGAGCA GCTGTGGAGGCTACTTACGTGGAACCCAAGGGACATTTAGCAGCCCCTACTATCCTGGCCACTACCCGCCCAACATGAACTGCACGTGGGACATTGAG GTGCCCAACAACCAAAACGTGAAAGTGCTCTTCAAGCTCTTCTACCTGTTGGAGCCCAACGTGCCCCCGGGCAGCTGCCTCAAGGACTACGTGGAGGTCAACGGGGAGAA GTACTGCGGGGAGAGGAGCCAGTTTGTGGTGACCAGCAAAAGCAGCAAGATCACGGTTCGCTTCCATTCCGACCAGTCCTACACTGACACGGGTTTCTTGGCCGAGTACCTCTCCTATGATTCCAGTGACC cGTGCCCGGGGATGTTCATGTGTAACACGGGCAGATGTATCCGGAACGAGCTGCGCTGTGACGGCTGGGCTGACTGCACGGACTACAGCGATGAGCTCAACTGCC AATGCAATGCCACCTACCAGTTCACGTGCAAGAACAAGTTCTGCAAGCCCCTCTTCTGGGTGTGTGACAGTGTGAACGACTGCGGGGACAACAGTGATGAGCTGCAGTGCA GCTGCCCGGCTCAGACCTTCCAGTGTGGCAATGGGAAGTGCGTCCCACAGAACCAGCAGTGTGACGGGACAGACAACTGTGGAGATGGGTCCGATGAGGCCACGTGTGACAGAG TAACAACTGTTGCCTGCACCAAACACACCTATCGCTGCCGCAACGGTCTCTGTGTGAGCAAGAGCAACCCCGAGTGTGATGGGAAGAAGGACTGTAGTGATGGCTCAGATGAGAAGGATTGTG actgTGGGCTGCGGTCGTTCACCAGGCAGTCTAGGGTCGTCGGGGGCAAGAATGCAGATGAAGGTGAGTGGCCCTGGCAGGTGAGCCTCCAcgccctgggccagggccacgtGTGCGGGGCTTCGATCATCTCTCCCAAATGGATGGTGTCAGCAGCTCACTGCTTCATCGACGACAAAGGATTCAA GTACTCCGACCATACCCTGTGGACTGCCTTCCTGGGCCTGCATGACCAGAGCAAGCGCAGCGCCAGTGGGGTGCAGGAGCTCGGGCTCAAGCGCATCATCAGCCACCCTTACTTCAACGACTTCACCTTCGACTATGACATCGCACTGTTGGAGCTGGAACAGCCGGCCGAGTACAGCAGCACCGTGCGGCCCATCTGCCTGCCGGAAGCCTCACACACCTTCCCCACCGGCAAGGCCATCTGGGTCACCGGCTGGGGCCACACCCAGGAGGGAG gCTCCAGCGCGCTGATCCTGCAGAAAGGCGAGATCCGCGTCATCAACCAGACGACCTGTGAGAGTCTGCTTCCGCAGCAGATCACCCCACGCATGATGTGTGTGGGCTACCTCAGCGGCGGCGTGGACGCCTGCCAG GGCGATTCCGGGGGCCCTCTGTCCAGCGTGGAGGCCGACGGGCGGATCTTCCAGGCCGGCGTGGTGAGCTGGGGTGAAGGCTGCGCTCAGAGGGACAAGCCCGGCGTGTACACGAGGCTCCCTGTCTTTCGGGACTGGATTAAAGAGCAGACTGGGGTGTAG